Within bacterium, the genomic segment ATCAGAGCCTTGAGGCGCTGATTGCGCCGGGTAAGCCCGTTTTTGTCGATTTTTATGCCGACTGGTGTGCGCCTTGCAAACAGCTCGACCGGGAAACCTTTGCCGACAGCCGGATCAAAGAAGCGCTGGCGAATTTTACGCTGGTCAAGGTGGATTGTACCAAGCCCGATGCCCGAACCCGTGTGTTCATGGATCATTTCGCGGTCAGCGGCATGCCCACTCTGATCTATTTGACCGCCTCCGGGGAGGAACTCTCCGAGCTGCGCGAGATTGGTTTTATTCCGCCGGAGAAAATGCTCGCCAGCTTGCAGCGCGCCTTGCAGGCCAGATGAATCCTCAGCGGAGGGCGCCCAGGCGCCCTCCGGTCTCCTCTTCTCACTCCTGTTTAATTCTGTTTGAAATGACTGGATCGGTACCCTGGATATTAATGGCGTTCATTCTACTCGGGGCCTTTTGGTGCAACTAAAAAAAGTCAGATTGATTTATAATCCCAAATCGGGCTTGATGCATAGGCCGCGGCTGATCCGCAAGGGGATCGAGGGCGTCCTTGCCGGGGCCCCGTTTGCCTACGACTTTGTCGAGACTGAATACCGCGGACATGCCCATGAATTGGCCCGGCAGGCCGCAGCCGAAGGCTATGATGCGGTTGTGGCGATCGGTGGCGACGGGACGGTGAATGAGGTGGGCTCCGCCCTTTTGTATACCGGCACCGCGCTCGGGATCATTCCGGCGGGATCCGGCAACGGGCTGGCGCGCGGGCTCTCCATCCCGGTGGCGGTCCGGCGTGCCGCCCGGATCCTGCTGCACGGCCGGATCCGCACGATCGATGCCGGGACCATCGAAGACCGTATCTTTTTCATTGTCACCGGTCTCGGTTTCGATGCCCTGGTCGGTAAGCTCTTTGATGACCGCACCCTGCGCGGTCCGCTCCCCTACTTTTACATCGGCATTCGCGAGTTCTTCTTCTTCCGGCCCGAGACCTTCCGGCTGGAATTCGACGGCCGGACCGTCGAGCGCTCCGCGCTGCTGGTGACGGTTGCCAATACGCCGCAGTGGGGCCTTGGGGCCATCATCGCCCCCAAGGCCGAGCCGGATGACGGCCTGCTCGACGTCTGTCTTATCCGCAACATCACATGGCTGCGAGCGCTCATCCATCTTCCCAAGCTCTTCACCGGCCGGATCGAAGAGGTACGCGAATACGAACGCTATCAGACCACCGCCTTGCGCATCTCGCGGCCCAAACCGGGACCTTTTCATGTCGATGGCGAGCCCGTTGATGCGGGACGGTCGGTGGAGATCGGCGTCAAACCGCAAGCCCTGAAGGTGATTGTCCCCATGCGCCATCGCGCCCCGCTGCCGGTGCGGGCGATTTCCAAAGCCCGCGCTTGGCAGAAGCAGCTGTTACAGCCCTGAGGAGGGAGACGGCGCGGTCCCCGCTCGCAAATAGGTGAAACTTTTTTGCGATTCCGGAGTCTGATAGATAAAGCGGTGTTAACGGAAACGGCGAGGTCAGGCCATGCAGTGGCTGCAGAAAGGGACGATGACCATCCTTGTGCTCACCCTCTCGTCCCTCATCTTTTTCGTTTTGACCAGTGACAAGCAAATGCGGCAGCAGGTGCTACGTCCGACACTCGAAGCCCTCGGTGAGCAGCTTTTCGCCGCCGTGCAGGATGATGTCGGCAAGGAACGCCTCCAGGCCAAGTACCAAACCTTTGTTGACGAAGCCGAGCAGCAGGCCATCGCCCCAGAGAAGGTGGAAAAGGTCGCAGCGGGCATCCTCAATCTGCACAGCCGGGACTCGCTGATCTCGTCGGCCGATGCCTTGAAGCTGCTGGAGGAGGCCCATGCGGTGCCAGCAGCAGCCGATTCGGCATCGGTCGGCCTACCAGAAAGAGGCGGCCATGCCGCAAGGGGATTCAGGGTCGAGCGGATCCCCCAACCCTCGTGGTCCAAGGAGGAAATGGCCCGGCGCCTTAAGGCCATGCAGGAGCTGCAGAAGCAGATGGAGTCGCTTGCACGCGAGCGGGAGCGGCACCCGGGATGGGAGAAGCCATATCATTTTCAACCCAGCGATAGCGGTCTACGGGTGACAGTCGACTTAAAGCTGCGCGATGTGCTGACGGGGCATGACTCCCTGCTGGTGGCGCAGCTTCGTGATCTTGAGAAGAAGCGCTGGCTGCGTTGGGGAGGGGTGGTACCGCCTCCGCCTCCGGGCAGCCGTGGCGACTCGATTCGGGTGGCGATTGATCCGGGCGCCTGGGCAG encodes:
- a CDS encoding diacylglycerol kinase family lipid kinase, with the translated sequence MQLKKVRLIYNPKSGLMHRPRLIRKGIEGVLAGAPFAYDFVETEYRGHAHELARQAAAEGYDAVVAIGGDGTVNEVGSALLYTGTALGIIPAGSGNGLARGLSIPVAVRRAARILLHGRIRTIDAGTIEDRIFFIVTGLGFDALVGKLFDDRTLRGPLPYFYIGIREFFFFRPETFRLEFDGRTVERSALLVTVANTPQWGLGAIIAPKAEPDDGLLDVCLIRNITWLRALIHLPKLFTGRIEEVREYERYQTTALRISRPKPGPFHVDGEPVDAGRSVEIGVKPQALKVIVPMRHRAPLPVRAISKARAWQKQLLQP